The Chthonomonadales bacterium genome includes a region encoding these proteins:
- a CDS encoding hydantoinase B/oxoprolinase family protein — protein MPFDPVRVEVWRHLFASIAEEMGATLEHTGYSPNLKERRDYSCALFDAEGLLVTQAAHIPVHLGAMPTMMESLRGAIRWRPGDMWICNDPAHGGTHLPDLTVVAPVFEPAPGRELLGFVANRAHHADVAGLAPGSLALSTDLYQEGLILPPVRLVAGGRPRADILAVIRANSRTPAERRGDLDAQVSANRTGALRLRDLAAHHGAREVARQARALCAHAEATVRAALRAAPEGAFRASDVLDDDGLGATNLTIRVEARLRAGALTLDFAGTDPAVTGPMNATEAVTRSACYYVVRCLAGPDAPANDGAFRPVSVVAPPGTLVNAPPSSAVAAGNVETSQRIVDVVLAALRPAFGDRIPAASQGTMNNVAVGGSDPARGGAFAYYETVCGGGGAGARGPGASAIHTHMTNTRNTPVEALEMHYPLRVRELSVRRGSGGRGVHPGGDGVRRSLELLAPARVSVLSERRRHAPPGVDGGEGGAPGRNAVVWPDGRVEELPGKLSLDLPTGAVLIVETPGGGGWGPPAPRAIAS, from the coding sequence CTGCCCTTCGATCCGGTGCGCGTCGAGGTCTGGCGCCACCTCTTCGCCTCCATCGCCGAGGAGATGGGCGCGACGCTGGAGCACACGGGCTACTCCCCCAACCTCAAGGAGCGGCGCGACTACTCGTGCGCGCTGTTCGACGCCGAGGGCCTGCTCGTCACCCAGGCTGCCCACATTCCCGTGCACCTCGGCGCCATGCCGACGATGATGGAGAGCCTGCGCGGCGCGATCCGGTGGCGGCCCGGTGACATGTGGATCTGCAACGATCCCGCGCACGGCGGGACGCACCTGCCGGACCTCACCGTTGTCGCGCCCGTGTTCGAGCCGGCGCCGGGCCGCGAGCTGCTCGGGTTCGTGGCGAACCGCGCGCACCACGCGGACGTGGCGGGCCTCGCTCCCGGCTCGCTGGCCCTCAGCACCGACCTGTATCAGGAAGGGCTCATCCTGCCCCCCGTCCGGCTGGTGGCCGGCGGCCGCCCGCGCGCGGACATCCTCGCCGTCATCCGCGCCAACTCCCGCACGCCGGCAGAGCGTCGGGGCGACCTCGACGCCCAGGTTTCCGCCAATCGCACCGGCGCGTTGCGCCTGCGCGACCTGGCCGCGCACCACGGCGCCAGGGAGGTGGCGCGGCAGGCGCGCGCCCTGTGCGCCCACGCGGAGGCGACCGTCCGCGCGGCCCTGCGCGCCGCCCCCGAGGGGGCGTTCCGCGCCTCCGACGTGCTCGACGACGACGGCCTGGGCGCCACGAACCTGACCATCCGGGTCGAGGCCAGGCTGCGCGCGGGCGCCCTCACGCTCGACTTCGCCGGCACGGACCCGGCCGTCACCGGTCCCATGAACGCGACCGAGGCGGTGACGCGCTCGGCCTGCTACTACGTGGTGCGCTGCCTGGCCGGCCCCGACGCGCCGGCCAACGACGGCGCGTTCCGGCCGGTCAGCGTCGTCGCGCCGCCCGGAACGCTGGTCAACGCGCCCCCCTCCAGCGCCGTCGCCGCCGGAAACGTCGAGACCTCGCAGCGCATCGTGGACGTGGTGCTCGCCGCGCTACGCCCGGCCTTCGGCGACCGGATCCCGGCGGCAAGCCAGGGCACGATGAACAACGTGGCGGTTGGCGGGAGCGACCCGGCTCGCGGCGGCGCATTCGCCTACTACGAGACGGTGTGCGGCGGCGGCGGCGCGGGCGCGCGCGGCCCCGGCGCCTCGGCCATCCACACGCACATGACCAACACGCGCAACACGCCCGTCGAGGCGCTCGAGATGCACTATCCGCTGCGGGTGCGGGAACTCTCCGTGCGCCGCGGCTCCGGCGGCCGGGGCGTGCACCCCGGCGGCGACGGCGTGCGCCGGTCGCTGGAGTTGCTGGCGCCGGCCCGCGTCTCCGTGCTCTCGGAGCGGCGCCGCCACGCCCCACCCGGCGTCGACGGCGGGGAGGGCGGCGCGCCGGGCCGCAACGCGGTGGTCTGGCCAGACGGGCGCGTAGAGGAGTTGCCGGGCAAGCTCAGCCTCGACCTGCCGACAGGCGCGGTGCTGATCGTGGAGACGCCCGGCGGCGGGGGCTGGGGGCCGCCGGCCCCCAGGGCGATTGCATCATAA